TCAGCATTTTTATCACATCAAGTGTTCGATCAGAAGAGCCATCATTAATGAAATAAAAGGTTTTATCAAGTGGTAAGTCCACAGTTTGAACATTAACTTCATCAAAAAAGAGTTCAATAGTTTCTTCCTCGTTATAAGCAGGAACAATAATTGATAAAGTTTTATTTTTCATGAAAAACTCCTTTCTTTCTTGATGAGAAATATAGATCTAAATCTTGTATTTTAATAGAACTAAACTCTTCATATTATAACATAGTTTGAAAGAGGTAAAGGAAGAGAGGATGAAATTTCGAGTAAATAAACAAGAGTATGTTCTTATATAATTGCACCATTTTTGGACACTTATCTAGTTCTTGACGAATTTAATTTTTGCGTGTATAATTATATAATTAGACAATTAAAATAAAATGAACGCCAGCAGATAGATATCTGCTTAAAGACGTTCGTGATCAAGATGTAAAAAATTTTGATACAAAGGAGAAATAATTGGCTCTCTTTCAAAAGAAAAAATATATTAAAATTAACCCTAATCGTTCAACTGTTCAGGGAGAAATGACGAAGCCCGAAGTGCCTGACGAGCTTTTTGCGAAATGTCCGGCCTGCAAACACAGTATTTACAGCCAAGACCTTGGTGCAAGCAAAATCTGTCCGCATTGTAGCTATAACTTCCGAATTACTGCGCCAGAACGTTTGAAGCTTTTAGTTGATTCAGACTCATTTACAGAAATGTTCACTGGAATTGAAAGCAAAAATCCATTGGATTTTCCAAACTATGCTGAAAAGCTTGCGGCGACAAAGGAGAAGACCGGTTTGGATGAAGCTGTAATGACGGGGACAGCATTGATTAAAGGCCAAAAAGTGGCTTTAGCAATCATGGATTCAACTTTTATTATGGCTTCTATGGGGACTGTTGTCGGGGAAAAAATTACGCGACTTTTTGAAATGGCGACTGCTGAACAACTTCCAGTGGTTATTTTTACGGCTTCGGGTGGTGCACGTATGCAAGAAGGAATTATGTCTTTGATGCAGATGGCAAAAATCTCAGCAGCTGTCAAGAAGTATTCTAATGCAGGATTACTCTACATTACAGTATTAACGGATCCGACAACAGGCGGAGTAACAGCTTCTTTTGCCATGCTTGGCGATATTATCTTGGCTGAACCTCAGTCCTTGATTGGATTTGCAGGGCGACGTGTGATTGAACAGACAGTGCGACAAACGCTGCCTGATGATTTCCAAAAAGCAGAATTTCTCTTGAAACATGGCTTTGTCGATGCGATTGTTAAACGTCAAGAAATGCGTGAGAAATTAGCCTTACTCTTGAAATTTCACGGAGGTGTAAAAAATGTCTGATATAGCAGAAATTATTAATAAAGCACGTGCTAACGACCGCGTCTCAGTACGGGAAATTATTTCAGAAATTTTTACGGACTTTTTTGAACTTCATGGCGATCGTCAGTTTACAGATGACGAAGCCATTGTTGGGGGGATAGCGACTTTTCAAGATAGAGCTGTGACCGTCATTGGTATTCAAAAAGGAAAAAATCTTGAAGAAAATTTAGCAACCAACTTTGGTCAGCCGAGTCCTAATGGCTACCGAAAAGCCTTGCGATTAATGAAACAAGCAGAAAAGTTTAAGCGTCCAATCATTACTTTTGTCAATACAGCCGGAGCTTATCCCGGGATTGAAGCGGAAGAACGTGGGCAGGGTGAAGCGATTGCGCGCAACCTTTTTGAGATGTCCGATTTGAAAGTACCAGTTTTAACTTTTATCACTGGTGAGGGTGGCTCTGGAGGAGCTTTAGCTTTAGCAGTCGCAAACAAAGTCTATATGTTGGAAAATGCGATGTATTCGGTTCTTTCTCCAGAAGGTTTTGCAACGATTTTGTGGAAAGATGGCTCACGTCGTGATGAAGCAGCCGATTTGATGAAAATAAAAGCTGAAGATCAGCTCGAAATGGGTATCATTGAGGGCGTTGTGCAAGAAGAACACCTCATGGAAAACTTGAAAGCAATTATTGAAAAAGAACTCAATAACTTGGCACAACTTTCTGAGGACGAGCTTCAAGAAAGCCGCTACCAACGTTTTAGAAAATATTAATTTTAGACAAGCAAGGATAATTGCTTGTTTTTTTGTAAAAAAAAACGCTCATAGAACGTTTTAATCATCTTTTTTCCCAAATAAGGCAGAAGCTACAAGTACGACAATGATTGCACCAACGATTGAAGGGATTAAGGACATGCCAGCCAATTGGGGTCCCCAGTTTCCTAAAAGCTTTTGTCCGACAAACGAACCTAAAAGTCCTGCCACGATATTTGCAATACAGCCCATACTTGAGCCTTTTGATGTAATTGCTCCAGCGGCCATACCAATAAGAGCACCAACAATAAGTGACCAAATCATAAAATTATCTCCTTAATTTATATTCTTATCTTATTTTAACATAATATTTATTTTCTTTAAAATTACATCGTCCTTTAAAAGTAATAAATACGAGCAGTTTGGCTCTAGTTTTTGTTAAAATAGAGAACAAGGGAGGATGACAAATGTACGACTTTTATGAATATCCTAAATGTTCAACTTGCCGTAAGGCAAAGGCGACTTTGGATAATTTAGATATTGATTATAAAGCTATCGATATTAAGCTAAACCCACCAACAGCTGAGCAATTTGAAAAATGGTTTGCAGAGGTCCCTGTTAAAAAGTTTTTCAACACCAGTGGCTTGGTTTATCGTGAGATGGGTTTAAAAGATAAACTGGCGGATTTAAATGAGCATGAAGCAGCAGAACTCTTAGCTTCCAATGGGATGCTGGTTAAGCGCCCACTGATGGTTAAAGACGATAAAATTGTTTTGATAGGTT
This window of the Lactococcus garvieae subsp. garvieae genome carries:
- the accD gene encoding acetyl-CoA carboxylase, carboxyltransferase subunit beta, whose protein sequence is MALFQKKKYIKINPNRSTVQGEMTKPEVPDELFAKCPACKHSIYSQDLGASKICPHCSYNFRITAPERLKLLVDSDSFTEMFTGIESKNPLDFPNYAEKLAATKEKTGLDEAVMTGTALIKGQKVALAIMDSTFIMASMGTVVGEKITRLFEMATAEQLPVVIFTASGGARMQEGIMSLMQMAKISAAVKKYSNAGLLYITVLTDPTTGGVTASFAMLGDIILAEPQSLIGFAGRRVIEQTVRQTLPDDFQKAEFLLKHGFVDAIVKRQEMREKLALLLKFHGGVKNV
- the accA gene encoding acetyl-CoA carboxylase carboxyl transferase subunit alpha encodes the protein MSDIAEIINKARANDRVSVREIISEIFTDFFELHGDRQFTDDEAIVGGIATFQDRAVTVIGIQKGKNLEENLATNFGQPSPNGYRKALRLMKQAEKFKRPIITFVNTAGAYPGIEAEERGQGEAIARNLFEMSDLKVPVLTFITGEGGSGGALALAVANKVYMLENAMYSVLSPEGFATILWKDGSRRDEAADLMKIKAEDQLEMGIIEGVVQEEHLMENLKAIIEKELNNLAQLSEDELQESRYQRFRKY
- a CDS encoding GlsB/YeaQ/YmgE family stress response membrane protein, which codes for MIWSLIVGALIGMAAGAITSKGSSMGCIANIVAGLLGSFVGQKLLGNWGPQLAGMSLIPSIVGAIIVVLVASALFGKKDD
- a CDS encoding arsenate reductase family protein; its protein translation is MYDFYEYPKCSTCRKAKATLDNLDIDYKAIDIKLNPPTAEQFEKWFAEVPVKKFFNTSGLVYREMGLKDKLADLNEHEAAELLASNGMLVKRPLMVKDDKIVLIGFKEEAYQALAQ